The Paenibacillus sp. FSL R7-0204 genome includes a region encoding these proteins:
- a CDS encoding sensor histidine kinase: protein MATKRFKFGTIVNDIPLSYKFYLIYIVGVLLPIMVLNLVFLERITDLIKSREQQNLEISMERARKDIHDFIEGGVSVGYTLAADKNLYEMLDRTYTDSIEFYSMFNEQLRDRMNSYMPVNNQLERISIYTNNQTVVSGGNYQVMNDKVWLSDWYQQAKKATTQIYVAAYRTTENKNLASSTPTLSIIETMDNYRNLNNYEKVLRIDLDISEIYDIIVRERDYLSLYLINGENKIVMSADSGYQHVTDNPYPVFDQWGESQDESEGVRVMAVGTANYLKGWRIVGITQGERISQAVLDIRLYAAGLATTLTVLTSIFIYIMLRSYNYRVKRLARHMQKVTNEKFELIAIDEGRDEIGGLIHNFNRMTSRIHSLINDVYKLEIQSKNLEMERVRAELNFLQSQMNPHFLFNTLNAILVVCTKNKYNDVTDIIKSLSKLLRRLLSWKEDLVSVREEIAFIDMYLRIEKFRFRDKFDYTFEIDEQSLDYKIPKLSMQPLVENSCKHGLQTIEGLGVIKVAAAVLDNRLQITVSDNGKGMEPEKLKELMFAVRKEDYSGTHIGIRNVYRRLELNYADQVRFEISSTPDQGTVVTFGIPLKLLEQNYSLEREV from the coding sequence ATGGCGACAAAACGGTTTAAATTCGGCACCATCGTCAATGATATTCCGCTAAGCTACAAGTTCTATCTCATCTACATTGTAGGTGTGCTCCTGCCGATCATGGTGCTGAATCTGGTATTCCTGGAGCGGATTACAGATCTCATTAAATCGAGGGAGCAGCAGAATCTGGAGATTTCCATGGAACGGGCGCGGAAGGACATTCATGATTTTATTGAAGGGGGGGTCTCTGTCGGCTACACGCTGGCTGCGGATAAGAACCTGTACGAGATGCTGGACCGGACCTATACGGACTCTATCGAATTCTACAGCATGTTCAACGAACAGCTCAGAGACCGGATGAACAGTTATATGCCTGTTAATAATCAGCTGGAACGAATCAGTATATACACGAACAACCAGACGGTTGTATCCGGGGGCAATTACCAGGTAATGAACGATAAAGTATGGTTAAGTGACTGGTACCAGCAGGCGAAGAAAGCCACCACCCAGATATATGTTGCGGCTTACCGGACGACGGAGAACAAGAATCTGGCCTCATCCACCCCTACGCTCAGCATTATCGAGACCATGGACAATTACCGTAATCTGAACAACTATGAGAAGGTACTGCGGATTGATCTGGATATCAGTGAGATCTATGACATTATCGTCCGGGAACGGGATTACCTGAGCCTGTATCTGATCAATGGGGAGAACAAGATTGTGATGTCAGCGGACAGCGGGTATCAGCACGTTACGGATAATCCCTATCCGGTATTCGATCAGTGGGGCGAGAGCCAGGACGAGAGCGAGGGGGTGCGGGTGATGGCTGTAGGGACGGCGAATTATCTCAAAGGCTGGCGGATTGTCGGAATTACACAGGGGGAGCGGATCTCCCAGGCGGTTCTCGATATCCGGCTGTACGCAGCGGGCCTGGCGACAACGCTTACTGTGTTGACCAGCATATTCATATACATCATGCTGCGCTCCTATAATTACCGGGTGAAACGTCTGGCCCGGCACATGCAGAAGGTGACGAACGAGAAGTTCGAGCTGATTGCCATCGATGAGGGCCGGGATGAGATCGGCGGGCTAATCCACAATTTTAACCGGATGACTTCCAGAATCCACTCCCTGATCAATGACGTGTACAAGCTGGAGATCCAGAGCAAGAACCTGGAGATGGAGCGCGTCAGGGCGGAGCTGAATTTCCTGCAGAGCCAGATGAACCCCCACTTCCTGTTCAACACGCTGAATGCGATTCTGGTGGTCTGCACCAAGAACAAATATAACGATGTCACTGATATTATAAAAAGCTTGTCGAAGCTGCTGCGCAGACTGCTCAGCTGGAAGGAGGATCTGGTGTCGGTGCGCGAGGAGATCGCATTTATCGACATGTATCTGAGGATTGAGAAATTCAGGTTCAGGGATAAATTCGATTATACCTTTGAGATCGATGAGCAGTCCCTGGATTATAAAATACCGAAGCTGAGTATGCAGCCGCTGGTCGAGAATTCCTGCAAGCACGGCCTGCAGACGATTGAGGGGCTGGGGGTAATCAAGGTGGCTGCGGCCGTGCTGGATAACAGGCTGCAGATTACAGTATCCGACAATGGTAAGGGCATGGAGCCGGAGAAGCTGAAGGAGCTGATGTTCGCGGTCCGCAAGGAGGATTACTCGGGCACCCACATCGGGATTCGCAATGTATACCGCAGGCTGGAGCTGAATTACGCAGATCAGGTGCGCTTCGAGATATCCAGTACGCCGGATCAGGGAACCGTAGTGACCTTTGGCATTCCCCTGAAGCTGCTTGAACAGAATTATTCCCTGGAAAGAGAGGTATAG
- a CDS encoding response regulator transcription factor gives MKYKVLLIDDEPSALEGMEMWIDWQELGFELCGTCGNGREGLQMMKQLEPDLVITDIHMPLMNGLEMIGEWRQEGKDSTKFVILSGYSEFEYARTAISYGINHYLLKPVFPEEATEELREIRLELEQEANRRRIHETASGEEAATLIKGLLYGKKGEPELREWLETLPGFKESPSWNVCLIRTVPELYTEVRSRTLSLLAGYKSLVTIDLEAGMLGIVYGMTAGGGDAGGIAEVLDTLLGEYGGGNVHIALGTPEDSLLSIEGSYGRAKETLLHFFYEPEQAGVLAYSGVQDKPFSYHYDHIGLMDALLNCVNLLDADGYREALEAAARSFREQQVAPEVVRKFVIHLMYRIFALSPGAEAAGEEGGVASGVGVSEIQQAMTPLSGLLSRLLSYGGKAIDLLVREQNYKSHGIVREINQYIGEHYQESLSIQKLAEIFFLHPVYLGQLLIKKNGMTFNEQLHHLRIQAAAELLRGSRLKLSEIAERVGYANYGQFLKRFEKELHMGPNEYRHAKF, from the coding sequence ATGAAATACAAAGTGCTATTAATCGACGACGAGCCGAGTGCTCTGGAAGGTATGGAGATGTGGATTGATTGGCAGGAGCTGGGCTTCGAGCTGTGCGGAACCTGCGGCAACGGCCGGGAGGGTCTGCAGATGATGAAGCAGCTTGAGCCGGATCTGGTCATTACCGATATCCATATGCCGCTGATGAATGGTCTGGAGATGATCGGGGAGTGGCGGCAGGAGGGGAAGGATTCGACGAAGTTCGTCATTCTGAGCGGCTATAGTGAGTTCGAATATGCCCGCACGGCCATCAGCTACGGAATCAATCACTATCTGCTGAAGCCGGTCTTCCCGGAGGAGGCTACCGAGGAGCTGCGGGAGATCCGCCTGGAGCTGGAGCAGGAGGCGAACCGCAGAAGAATCCATGAGACAGCTTCCGGGGAAGAGGCGGCAACCTTAATCAAGGGGCTATTATATGGCAAAAAGGGAGAACCCGAGCTTAGGGAATGGCTGGAGACTCTGCCCGGCTTCAAGGAGAGCCCTTCCTGGAATGTTTGCCTGATCCGGACGGTCCCGGAGCTGTATACAGAGGTGAGGAGCCGCACACTCTCCCTGCTGGCCGGATATAAATCATTGGTAACGATTGATCTGGAGGCGGGAATGCTCGGGATCGTGTACGGGATGACGGCAGGCGGCGGGGACGCTGGCGGAATAGCTGAAGTGCTGGATACCCTGCTGGGCGAGTACGGAGGAGGGAATGTCCATATCGCGCTGGGAACCCCGGAGGACTCCTTGTTGTCCATAGAGGGCAGTTATGGCCGGGCCAAAGAGACATTACTGCATTTCTTTTACGAGCCGGAGCAGGCAGGAGTGCTGGCTTACAGCGGGGTGCAGGACAAGCCCTTCAGTTATCACTATGACCATATCGGGCTGATGGATGCCTTGCTGAATTGCGTGAATCTTCTGGACGCGGACGGCTACCGCGAGGCACTGGAGGCGGCAGCCCGCAGCTTCCGGGAGCAGCAGGTGGCGCCGGAGGTAGTACGCAAATTCGTAATCCACCTCATGTACCGGATATTCGCACTCTCACCCGGGGCAGAAGCCGCAGGCGAAGAGGGCGGAGTGGCCTCGGGCGTTGGGGTATCAGAGATTCAGCAGGCGATGACTCCGCTGAGCGGGCTGCTCAGCCGCCTATTGTCCTACGGCGGGAAGGCCATAGATCTGCTGGTGCGTGAGCAGAACTATAAGTCGCACGGGATTGTCCGGGAGATCAACCAGTACATCGGGGAGCATTATCAGGAGAGCCTGAGCATTCAGAAGCTGGCCGAGATCTTCTTCCTGCATCCGGTATACCTGGGACAGCTATTGATTAAGAAGAACGGGATGACCTTCAATGAGCAGCTGCATCATCTGCGTATTCAGGCTGCAGCTGAGCTCCTGCGCGGGAGCAGGCTGAAGCTATCAGAGATTGCTGAACGTGTCGGTTATGCCAATTACGGACAGTTTCTGAAACGGTTCGAGAAAGAGCTGCACATGGGCCCGAATGAGTACCGGCATGCCAAGTTCTAA